Proteins encoded within one genomic window of Thioploca ingrica:
- a CDS encoding 2-acyl-glycerophospho-ethanolamine acyltransferase has translation METEITLWKNRSFIAYLSISFLNAFTDLGHKIIIQNTLFKIYDGTELRIYSAIIQAIMLLPFVMVFTPAGYLADKFPKPWIIQISALIAIPITLLITVSYYLGWFWPAFMLTFLLALQSAFYSPAKYGYIRELVGPQKLAAANSAIQATTIVAILGGTFIYSLLFEGILPAHPQTSSEILQAVRYLGFLLVGGTLLEFSLTFRLPETRPVEATLHFDFKRYLRAEYLRENLYAVWSREGIWLSIIGLSVFYAISQVVLANFGAYLKDVTGGTDTRIANGLMALSGIGFILGSLFAGKVSKNYIETGIIPLGAAGICVTLIILPLLSDYLTLAIVFTTYGFFGGMFVVPLYALIQYLANEDQAGVVMAANNFIQNIFMLIFLGVSILLASLAVSDRVTFYLLAAVTLIGTVYALRKLPQSFVRYLVASLVKQRYRVQVVGMKNLPSTGGVLLLGNHISWLDWAILQIASPRPIRFVIIRTYYEKWYLKWFLDLFQVIPITAGGSKNALEQVKNALQAGEVVALFPEGHISHNGHLSLFKAGFERAVQDTHVFIVPFYLRGLWGSFFSYAAGKYRTGTRSGRLRHITVGFGPPLPATTSAAQVKQAVFETSIHTWQHYLENLEPLALSFLRTAKACGGQTAVLETRACLTYHRLLAGALLFTRHLRTLFSAQQHIGILLPPSAGAVLANLTVLMQGKTVVNLNYTSPLEVISASVQRADIQTILTSRRFLKKLENRKIDLTPLGEQVKLILLEDLGEQISSKERLWAYLQARFLPVWLLRSLYFHKSRLDDTAAILFSSGSEGTPKGVMLSHANLMGNLKQIAAILNPNEEDVILNALPAFHAFGLTVTTFMPLIEGIPMVCQPDPTDAQAVGRLVAQYKVTLLLGTSTFLRIYTKSRKVLPLMFQSLRIIVAGAERLSEEVRKSFKEKFNKDIYEGYGATETSPVASVNILDILLSYSGEVQIGNKPGTVGLPLPGARVKIVDPDTLAELPVGEAGLVLIGGTQIMQRYLKDPEKTAQVIVEQHGVRWYKSGDKGHLDEDGFLTILDRYSRFAKLGGEMVSLGAVETELTKLFDHPELEILAVAIPEQSKGEKIVLLIAGEVDTDSLRTQVLKSGINPLMQPKEYLKVAAIPKLGTGKVDFTAAKRLALK, from the coding sequence ATGGAAACAGAAATCACTCTCTGGAAAAACCGAAGTTTTATCGCCTACCTGTCTATTTCTTTTTTAAATGCTTTTACCGATCTGGGACACAAAATCATTATTCAAAATACGTTGTTCAAAATTTACGATGGTACCGAATTACGGATTTACAGCGCCATCATTCAGGCCATAATGTTATTGCCTTTTGTTATGGTGTTTACTCCTGCCGGCTATCTGGCTGACAAATTTCCCAAACCCTGGATTATCCAGATTTCTGCCCTGATTGCGATCCCCATTACGCTCCTGATCACAGTCTCTTATTACCTGGGGTGGTTCTGGCCGGCTTTTATGCTGACGTTTCTCTTAGCTTTACAAAGCGCGTTTTATTCGCCGGCCAAATATGGTTACATCCGTGAACTGGTTGGCCCGCAGAAATTAGCAGCGGCCAACTCAGCGATACAGGCTACAACGATTGTGGCGATTCTGGGGGGAACCTTTATCTACAGCTTGTTGTTTGAAGGCATCCTCCCCGCTCATCCCCAAACTTCGTCGGAAATTCTTCAAGCGGTTAGATATTTAGGCTTTTTATTGGTCGGTGGCACCCTGCTGGAATTCTCGCTGACTTTCCGCCTACCTGAAACCCGACCGGTTGAGGCCACGCTGCATTTTGATTTCAAGCGCTACCTGCGTGCAGAATATCTGCGTGAGAACCTGTATGCGGTCTGGTCACGCGAAGGCATTTGGTTGAGCATTATCGGTTTGTCAGTATTCTATGCCATCAGTCAAGTTGTATTGGCCAATTTTGGTGCTTATCTCAAAGATGTCACCGGGGGAACCGATACCCGTATCGCCAATGGATTAATGGCACTCAGCGGCATTGGCTTTATTCTAGGGTCGCTGTTTGCCGGTAAGGTTTCAAAAAACTATATAGAAACGGGGATTATCCCCCTGGGGGCGGCAGGCATTTGCGTTACCCTGATAATCCTCCCCCTATTGAGCGATTACCTGACTCTGGCGATTGTCTTCACAACCTACGGTTTTTTCGGTGGGATGTTTGTGGTGCCGCTTTATGCCTTGATTCAATATCTAGCCAATGAAGACCAAGCCGGGGTGGTTATGGCAGCCAATAATTTCATCCAAAATATTTTCATGCTGATCTTTCTGGGTGTCTCGATTCTCCTGGCTTCTCTGGCTGTTTCGGATCGCGTGACTTTTTATCTATTAGCCGCCGTCACCCTAATCGGCACTGTCTATGCCCTGCGCAAACTTCCCCAGTCATTTGTCCGCTACTTGGTGGCCTCTCTGGTTAAACAACGGTACCGGGTTCAAGTCGTAGGCATGAAAAATCTACCGTCCACCGGAGGAGTGCTGTTATTAGGTAATCATATTAGTTGGTTGGACTGGGCCATTTTGCAAATTGCGTCTCCCCGTCCCATCCGTTTCGTCATAATCCGAACTTACTATGAAAAATGGTATCTCAAATGGTTTCTAGATTTATTCCAGGTCATTCCCATCACCGCCGGTGGGAGCAAAAATGCACTAGAACAAGTGAAAAACGCCTTACAAGCCGGTGAGGTAGTCGCACTTTTTCCGGAAGGGCACATCAGCCACAACGGTCATCTGAGCTTGTTCAAGGCGGGTTTTGAACGGGCAGTACAAGATACTCACGTCTTTATCGTGCCTTTCTATCTGCGAGGGCTTTGGGGCAGCTTTTTTTCCTATGCGGCCGGTAAGTACCGAACTGGCACCCGCAGTGGAAGACTTCGACATATTACCGTCGGTTTCGGGCCGCCTTTGCCCGCCACCACGAGTGCTGCACAAGTCAAACAGGCGGTATTTGAAACCTCGATTCACACTTGGCAACATTATCTCGAGAATCTGGAACCACTGGCATTGAGCTTCCTGCGTACCGCCAAAGCTTGTGGCGGACAGACCGCCGTACTGGAAACACGCGCTTGCCTTACCTATCATCGCTTACTGGCCGGTGCGTTGCTATTTACCCGGCATCTGCGGACTCTATTCTCTGCTCAACAGCATATTGGCATTCTCCTGCCGCCTTCCGCCGGAGCGGTGCTGGCCAATCTGACGGTCCTGATGCAAGGTAAAACCGTCGTTAACCTTAATTATACCTCGCCACTGGAAGTCATTTCCGCGTCGGTGCAACGGGCGGATATTCAAACTATCCTAACTTCCCGCCGGTTTTTGAAAAAACTAGAAAACCGAAAAATCGATTTAACACCTTTGGGAGAACAGGTCAAGCTCATACTACTGGAAGACTTGGGAGAACAGATCTCCTCCAAAGAACGTTTATGGGCTTATCTACAGGCGCGTTTTCTGCCCGTCTGGTTATTGCGGAGTCTGTACTTTCATAAAAGTCGTTTGGACGATACTGCAGCGATTCTGTTCAGCAGCGGCAGCGAAGGCACTCCCAAGGGGGTGATGTTAAGTCATGCCAATCTTATGGGCAATCTTAAACAGATCGCCGCGATACTCAATCCGAATGAAGAGGATGTGATTTTAAATGCTTTGCCGGCTTTTCACGCCTTTGGTTTAACGGTGACCACTTTTATGCCTTTAATCGAAGGGATTCCGATGGTATGCCAGCCCGATCCGACGGATGCGCAGGCAGTCGGTCGTCTCGTGGCCCAGTATAAAGTAACGCTGCTACTAGGTACTTCCACTTTTCTGCGGATTTATACCAAAAGCCGCAAAGTGTTGCCACTGATGTTTCAATCTCTGCGTATTATCGTGGCCGGTGCCGAACGTCTCAGCGAAGAAGTTCGCAAAAGTTTCAAGGAAAAATTCAACAAGGATATTTACGAAGGGTATGGTGCCACCGAAACTTCCCCGGTCGCCAGTGTCAATATTCTCGATATTTTACTGTCTTATTCAGGCGAGGTACAAATTGGCAATAAACCCGGTACAGTTGGACTGCCTTTGCCGGGTGCGCGGGTCAAAATTGTCGATCCCGACACCTTAGCCGAGTTGCCGGTTGGCGAAGCGGGTCTGGTATTGATTGGGGGAACCCAGATTATGCAGCGGTACCTGAAGGACCCTGAAAAAACGGCGCAGGTTATCGTTGAACAACATGGCGTTCGCTGGTACAAATCCGGTGACAAAGGCCATCTTGATGAAGATGGTTTTTTGACAATTCTGGACCGTTATTCCCGTTTTGCCAAGCTGGGTGGCGAAATGGTCAGCCTGGGAGCGGTAGAAACGGAACTGACCAAATTGTTTGATCATCCTGAACTGGAAATTTTAGCTGTCGCTATACCCGAGCAGAGCAAAGGCGAAAAAATTGTCTTGCTGATTGCTGGAGAAGTGGACACTGATAGCTTACGGACTCAAGTCCTGAAAAGTGGTATCAATCCTCTGATGCAGCCCAAAGAATATTTGAAAGTGGCGGCTATTCCCAAATTGGGAACCGGCAAGGTGGATTTCACCGCCGCAAAACGTTTGGCGCTGAAATAA
- a CDS encoding addiction module antitoxin RelB — MKYEIVSTNIFDKWFAELNDAVIKRKVLARIARVENGHFGDFKHIAVDLYELRFFFGSGLRIYYTIHSDQVVLLLVGGDKSSQSQDIKKAKQLLNELE; from the coding sequence ATGAAATACGAGATTGTCAGCACCAATATTTTCGATAAGTGGTTTGCCGAACTGAATGATGCAGTGATTAAGCGCAAGGTTCTTGCTCGGATCGCCCGTGTTGAAAACGGTCATTTCGGTGACTTCAAGCACATTGCTGTCGATCTTTATGAACTGCGCTTTTTCTTTGGTAGTGGCTTGAGAATCTATTACACTATTCACAGTGACCAGGTGGTTTTATTACTGGTTGGCGGTGATAAGTCGAGCCAAAGCCAGGATATTAAAAAAGCTAAACAACTGCTTAATGAACTGGAGTGA
- a CDS encoding addiction module antidote protein, HI1420 — MPVTIRSFDISKHLKTDEDIQGFLEEVISTGDDSDFIHALNIAARAKGMTEIAKQVGVTRASLYKSLSGNGNPRFKTTSKIVKALGCKLTVARRSDKA; from the coding sequence ATGCCCGTAACAATCAGATCATTCGATATTTCAAAACACCTAAAAACCGATGAGGATATTCAAGGTTTTCTGGAGGAAGTCATTTCTACCGGCGATGATTCCGACTTTATTCATGCCTTAAATATTGCAGCTAGAGCTAAGGGTATGACTGAGATTGCCAAGCAAGTGGGGGTTACCCGTGCCAGTTTATACAAGTCGCTTTCGGGAAATGGCAACCCACGGTTTAAAACGACTAGCAAAATAGTAAAAGCCTTGGGTTGTAAGCTAACTGTAGCGCGTAGGTCGGACAAAGCGTAG